The proteins below come from a single Chelmon rostratus isolate fCheRos1 chromosome 12, fCheRos1.pri, whole genome shotgun sequence genomic window:
- the efcab14 gene encoding EF-hand calcium-binding domain-containing protein 14, translated as MKKRKELNALIGLGDSKRKKTKKGSGHRLLRTEPPDSESDSSSDDDEFNNMSSGANFGKRSYTQCCNVCYPLFLFIILAACVMACAGLIWMQIALKEDLDALKEKLHSMESSQKVSSSEIPKLSEDLKNKERKLDDIENGDKGLSKLWSNLTEMNRKISLLDSAVNHLKANLKSAADLVSLPTTVEELQKSVATIGSTLTSVQHDVKTMQAALETQKKDDDSKKTMDITDLREAVSEANKTEELHHTQADKQIHILLSTVADLHQRVMLLENGSKQSSKDNDAATQLPVTSESPAAEQVNEATTTKATLGDMQEMSTPLTEPQASRRPRFLTPNRSKRNVETRCPRTVFLPGVSSLKDLEDIFQQAGIGYNSPGLTHHSLSKVFGTSTPSARTMECFDRDGDRRYSLMELRAAVGL; from the exons atgaagaagaggaaggagttAAATGCCTTGATCGGACTCGGGGACAGCAAGAGAAAGAAGACCAAAAAGGGGTCCGGCCACCGTCTTCTCCGGACCGAGCCGCCGGACTCAGAGTCCGACTCGAGCTCGGACGACGACGAGTTCAACAACATGAGCAGCGGAGCTAACTTTGGGAA AAGAAGCTACACGCAGTGCTGCAATGTGTGTTACCCCTTGTTCCTGTTCATCATACTAGCTGCCTGTGTTATGGCCTGTGCTGGACTCATATGGATGCAGATTGCTCTGAAAGAAGATCTAGATGCACTAAAAGAAAAGCTACACAGCA TGGAGTCCAGCCAGAAGGTGTCATCAAGTGAAATACCAAAACTAAGTGAGgacctgaaaaacaaagagagaaagctTGATGACATTGAAAACGGGGACAAGGGGTTGAGCAAGCTCTGGTCTAACCTaacagaaatgaacagaaag ATCAGTTTGCTGGACTCCGCAGTAAACCATTTAAAGGCCAACTTGAAATCAGCCGCTGACTTAGTCAGTCTTCCCACTACAGTTGAAGAGCTTCAAAAG AGTGTCGCTACAATTGGCAGTACACTAACAAGTGTTCAGCACGATGTGAAGACTATGCAGGCTGCTCTTGAAACTCAGAAGAAAGATGACGACTCGAAGAAGACAATG GACATAACAGACCTGAGAGAAGCTGTGAGTGAGGCTAACAAGACGGAGGAGCTGCACCATACGCAGGCCGATAAGCAGatccacatcctcctctctaCGGTTGCAGATCTTCATCAGAGAGTGATGTTATTAGAGAATGGGTCAAAGCAAAGT tcaaaaGACAATGATGCTGCAACTCAACTGCCAGTCACCAGTGAAAGTCCAGCAGCCGAGCAGGTGAATGAAGCTACTACAACCAAAGCAACACTTGGGGATATGCAAG AGATGTCCACACCACTGACAGAGCCTCAGGCAAGCAGACGTCCACGTTTCTTAACTCCAAATCGCTCTAAGAGAAATGTTGAGACAAGGTGCCCAAGGACTGTGTTCCTGCCTGGTGTCAGTTCTCTGAAAG ACTTAGAAGACATCTTCCAGCAGGCAGGCATTGGATATAATTCACCCGGATTGACCCACCACTCTCTGAGCAAAGTATTTGGAACGTCAACTCCTAGTGCTCGTACCATGGAGTGCTTTGACAGAGACGGGGATCGGAGGTACTCCCTGATggagctgagagctgctgtaGGTTTGTGA
- the znf830 gene encoding zinc finger protein 830, with protein MATSKKGKKVVNQEELRRLMREKQRQTTDKKRVESPFAKYNGLGHLSCVLCNVQVKSELLWPTHVLGKQHKEKVAELKEAKSQTVTQQSQLVKRKAPDNEDVNGKKAKPSSSAGQSAPGLSGDVFKKPSEKDAVPTQKSAGLSLLAGVYDEDDDEDDAEEGDSTNPPPQKAEVAGLPTDFFDSNLPSTPAISHSGSILKADVQEKSTEKKDNMAEALPEGFFDDPVRDAKVRNVDAPKDQMDKEWEEFQKEIRQVNTKSEAIVAEDDEEGRLERQIDEIDEQIECYKRVEVLRDKQDVVKSKLLPRKDEHMETDASNDEEEEDEEELLGLLSRDWRAKGALA; from the coding sequence ATGGCAACCTCTAAGAAGGGGAAGAAAGTTGTAAATCAAGAAGAACTCCGGCGTttgatgagagaaaaacaaaggcaaacaacAGACAAGAAGCGCGTCGAGTCTCCTTTTGCTAAATACAACGGTCTCGGACACCTCAGTTGCGTCCTGTGCAATGTGCAGGTGAAGTCCGAACTATTATGGCCAACTCATGTTCTcggaaaacagcacaaagagaaagTTGCCGAGCTGAAGGAAGCAAAGAGTCAAACAGTAACACAACAGAGTCAGCTAGTGAAAAGGAAAGCACCGGACAACGAGGACGTCAACGGAAAGAAGGCGAAACCCTCATCCAGTGCAGGCCAGTCTGCGCCAGGGTTGTCAGGAGATGTCTTTAAGAAACCCAGCGAAAAGGATGCTGTTCCTACTCAAAAGTCTGCTGGCCTGAGTCTGTTGGCTGGGGTCTATGACGAGGACGATGATGAAGACGATGCCGAAGAGGGAGATTCCACAAACCCCCCTCCTCAAAAGGCTGAAGTTGCAGGATTACCGACTGATTTCTTTGACAGCAACCTCCCATCCACACCCGCCATCTCCCATTCAGGATCCATCCTCAAAGCAGATGTGCAGgagaaaagcacagaaaagaaagataACATGGCCGAGGCACTGCCGGAGGGCTTCTTCGACGATCCTGTAAGGGATGCCAAAGTGCGCAACGTCGACGCACCCAAAGATCAAATGGACAAGGAGTGGGAAGAGTTTCAAAAGGAGATCCGACAAGTGAACACAAAATCAGAGGCTATCGTGGCGGAGGACGACGAGGAGGGCCGACTTGAGCGTCAGATTGACGAAATTGATGAGCAAATTGAGTGTTACAAGAGGGTGGAAGTACTGAGAGACAAGCAGGATGTGGTGAAGAGCAAGCTTCTTCCCAGAAAAGACGAACATATGGAGACAGATGCCAGCAACgacgaggaagaagaggatgaagaggagctgctggggCTTTTGTCCCGGGACTGGAGGGCTAAGGGGGCTCTTGCCTAG
- the LOC121615039 gene encoding ankyrin repeat domain-containing protein 13C-like: MTGEKIRTMRKDHNKPNKNDEIMDTYDETSNGTIPNGTTNHFKSNKAFQKSVKTSVLQQQQQLNANNINGNSSCIGTIVNDNNKNPIILTSEDLEYPVHECVFKGDVRRLSSLIRTHSISQKDVHGNTPLHLAVMLGHKECALLLLAHNAPVKIKNAQGWSPLAEAISYGDRQMITAILRKLKQQSRESVEDKRPKLLKALRELGDFYLELHWDFQSWVPLLSRMLPSDACKIYKQGINIRLDTTLIDFTDMKCQRGDLSFIFNGDATPSQSFVVLDNEAKVYQRIHHEESEMETEEEVDILMSSDVYSATLSTKSITFSRSQIGWLFREDKTERVGNFLADFYSVNGLVLESRKRREHLSEEDILRNKAIMESLSKGGSISEQNFEPARRQSLTAPAPNTISWEEYITAEHGKPPHLGRELVCKESKKNFKATVAMSQDFPLGIESLLNVLEVIAPFKHFNKLREFVQMKLPPGFPVKLDIPVFPTITATVTFQEFRYDEFEESIFFIPDEYKEDPSRFPDL; this comes from the exons ATGACAGGTGAAAAGATACGCACCATGCGAAAGGAccacaacaaaccaaacaaaaatgaCGAGATAATGGACACGTACGATGAAACCTCAAATGGGACTATCCCTAACGGCACCACTAAccatttcaaatcaaacaagGCTTTTCAGAAATCAGTCAAAACCTCggtactgcagcagcaacagcagctcaaTGCAAACAACATTAACGGCAATTCATCGTGTATTGGCACTATTGTCAACGATAATAACAAGAACCCAATAATCCTGACAAGTGAGGACTTAGAGTACCCTGTTCATGAGTGCGTCTTCAAGGGAGATGTGCGTCggctctcctctctcatcaggACCCACAGCATCTCTCAGAAAGATGTACACG GAAACACACCTCTGCACCTGGCTGTGATGCTGGGCCACAAAG aatGTGCCCTCCTGCTGCTGGCTCATAATGCTCCCGTAAAGATAAAGAATGCACAGGGATGGAGTCCTCTAGCAGAAGCCATCAGCTACGGCGACAGGCAGATGA tcACAGCAATACTGCGGAAGTTAAAGCAGCAGTCCAGGGAGAGCGTGGAGGATAAGAGGCCAAAATTACTGAAAGCTCTCAGGGAG CTTGGAGACTTTTATCTGGAGCTGCATTGGGACTTCCAGAGCTGGG TGCCTTTGTTGTCCCGGATGCTTCCGTCTGATGCTTGTAAAATCTACAAGCAGGGAATTAATATCAG ActtgacaccactctcatagACTTCACTGACATGAAGTGTCAGCGCGGAGATCTTAGCTTCATTTTCAACGGCGATGCTACACCCTCCCAGTCCTTTGTGGTTCTGGACAATGAAGCAAAAGTGTACCAAAGAATACACCACGAG GAGTCAGAAATGGAGACCGAAGAAGAGGTGGACATTCTGATGAGCAGTGACGTCTACTCTGCAACTCTGTCCACCAAGTCCATCACTTTCTCTCGTAGTCAGATTGGCTGGCTGTTCAGAGAGGATAAAACG GAGAGGGTTGGAAACTTCCTGGCTGACTTCTATTCAGTGAACGGTCTGGTGCTCGAGTCACGGAAGCGACGAGAACACCTAAGTGAGGAGGACATCTTGAGGAACAAAGCCATCATGGAGAGCTTGAGCAAAGGAGGCAGCATCAGCGAACAAAATTTCGAG CCTGCGAGAAGGCAGTCCCTCACAGCTCCTGCGCCCAACACCATTTCTTGGGAAGAGTACATCACTGCAGAGCACGGAAA GCCACCTCATCTCGGGCGAGAGCTTGTGTGTAAGGAAAGCAAGAAGAACTTCAAAGCTACTGTAGCCATGAGCCAGGATTTCCCTCTAGGCATCGAGTC gTTACTAAACGTGTTAGAGGTCATAGCCCCGTTCAAGCACTTCAACAAACTGCGAGAGTTTGTTCAGATGAAACTTCCGCCCGGGTTTCCAGTCAAGCTCG ACATCCCCGTCTTCCCCACCATCACAGCAACTGTCACATTTCAGGAATTCCGCTACGACGAATTTGAAGAGTCTATTTTCTTCATCCCCGACGAGTACAAAGAAGATCCCAGTCGCTTCCCCGACCTCTGA